The proteins below come from a single Archangium lipolyticum genomic window:
- a CDS encoding outer membrane beta-barrel domain-containing protein gives MNARTLPLSASLALLLTAMSAQAQQQVLDPAAVRHRLFSPEEHLEVSISVGLPVREYLTAHYNLNVGVAYNLFNTFGLEARAGYALSRHTGLARSISESFLNREDKKITDELEDMWQMNLHGVVGARWAPIYGKLSLLADETAHFQAYLWGGGGLASLRRQSVIQCTNVQNRELGICDNRTDPLDASTAKENYWRTETRMAPVVSGAVGFRFFVASGHAIRFELRDWVYTDQYRVNVVREDWEAGRESGEPARDPGLTHLVQFDLGYTFIF, from the coding sequence ATGAATGCACGCACGCTTCCACTCTCCGCTTCCTTGGCGTTGCTGCTGACGGCGATGTCCGCCCAGGCGCAACAGCAGGTGTTGGACCCGGCCGCGGTGCGCCACCGGCTCTTCTCTCCAGAGGAGCACCTGGAGGTGTCCATCTCGGTGGGGCTGCCGGTGCGCGAGTACCTCACGGCGCACTACAACCTCAACGTTGGCGTGGCCTACAACCTCTTCAACACGTTCGGCCTGGAGGCGCGCGCTGGCTACGCGCTCAGCCGCCACACGGGCCTGGCGCGCTCCATCTCCGAGAGCTTCCTCAACCGTGAGGACAAGAAGATCACGGACGAGCTCGAGGACATGTGGCAGATGAATCTCCACGGCGTGGTGGGGGCCCGCTGGGCACCCATCTACGGCAAGCTGTCGCTGCTGGCCGACGAGACGGCGCACTTCCAGGCGTACCTCTGGGGCGGAGGCGGGCTGGCCTCGCTGCGGCGCCAGTCGGTGATCCAGTGCACCAACGTGCAGAACCGCGAGCTGGGCATCTGCGACAACCGGACGGACCCGCTCGACGCCTCCACCGCGAAGGAGAACTACTGGCGCACCGAAACGCGCATGGCGCCGGTGGTGTCCGGAGCGGTGGGCTTCCGCTTCTTCGTGGCCAGTGGGCACGCCATCCGCTTCGAGCTGCGCGACTGGGTCTACACGGACCAGTACCGCGTGAACGTGGTGCGCGAGGACTGGGAGGCGGGGCGGGAGAGTGGCGAGCCCGCGCGCGATCCGGGCCTGACGCACCTGGTGCAGTTCGACCTCGGCTACACCTTCATCTTCTGA
- a CDS encoding NADP-dependent oxidoreductase, translated as MKAARIHGHGDLGNVVIEDIPTPEFGPDEVLIRVEAASLNPLDLLLLGGKRREVFPLSFPYTLGIDLAGTVEGAGPLAARWRKGDRVIARPDPVRGGAFARYAVVPATHVAAAPAHLSLNEAAGLPTAAGTAWQALFETARLTRGQTVLIHAGAGGVGSFAVQLARLAGARTIATASGPQVELVRRLGADEVLDYRTEDFSTTLSGVDVVLDTVGGETQQRSFPVLRAGGVLVSITTPPDEALAKAHAVSASRMSHKTDATRLGLLSGLCDAGSLQVLVDRKHPLEELELALRHQASGRAHGKIILKPD; from the coding sequence ATGAAGGCCGCTCGTATTCATGGTCATGGCGACCTCGGGAATGTGGTCATCGAGGACATCCCCACGCCGGAGTTCGGACCCGACGAAGTGCTGATCCGCGTCGAGGCGGCCAGCCTCAACCCGCTCGATCTCCTGCTCCTGGGGGGCAAGCGGCGCGAGGTCTTTCCCCTCTCCTTCCCCTACACGCTCGGCATCGATTTGGCCGGTACCGTCGAGGGCGCTGGCCCGCTCGCAGCGCGCTGGCGCAAGGGAGACCGGGTCATCGCGCGTCCGGATCCCGTGCGCGGGGGCGCCTTCGCCCGATACGCCGTCGTTCCCGCGACGCATGTGGCCGCCGCTCCGGCCCACCTGTCGTTGAATGAAGCGGCCGGGCTGCCCACTGCGGCCGGTACTGCCTGGCAGGCCCTGTTCGAGACCGCCCGCCTGACGCGCGGTCAGACCGTGCTGATCCACGCGGGCGCGGGCGGCGTCGGCAGCTTCGCGGTGCAGCTCGCGAGGCTCGCGGGCGCCCGGACTATCGCCACGGCGTCGGGCCCCCAGGTGGAGCTCGTGCGGCGGCTAGGCGCGGACGAGGTGCTCGACTACCGGACGGAGGACTTCTCCACGACACTGTCCGGCGTCGACGTCGTGCTCGACACGGTCGGCGGGGAGACGCAGCAGCGCTCCTTCCCGGTCCTCCGCGCAGGCGGCGTTCTCGTCAGCATCACCACACCGCCGGATGAGGCGCTGGCGAAGGCGCACGCGGTGTCGGCCTCACGAATGAGCCACAAGACCGATGCCACGCGCCTCGGCCTGCTCTCCGGACTCTGCGACGCCGGCTCGCTCCAAGTCCTCGTGGACCGGAAACACCCGCTCGAGGAGCTGGAGCTCGCGCTTCGCCATCAGGCCTCGGGCCGAGCGCACGGAAAGATCATCCTGAAGCCAGACTGA
- a CDS encoding LysR family transcriptional regulator: MIIHGMDLHGIDLNLLVALDALMAERSVTRAGTRIGRTQPAMSAALARLRALLRDELFVRAPSGLQPTPRALELAEPLSRALAQIQRTLEFTQVFEPASSTGTFTIALQEHPAFVLLPRLVLALRTVAPHITLHVRGFTARDDAIGMLDAGEADVAVGVPPASTDRILTRPLFEERFVCVLRKEHPAGRKPLDLEGFLALSHLLVSPENDRFGHVDEELAKRSLKRRLGLTLPQMYAAPKLVASSDMIATLMEGVIEASGMAHALRVLPPPVELAPAVFVLSWHRRNDAHPAQRWFRDCIAAQVPERVSKNSSDATQHNTRREGEKRKRR; the protein is encoded by the coding sequence GTGATCATCCACGGCATGGATTTGCACGGCATCGATCTCAATCTGCTCGTCGCCCTCGACGCGCTCATGGCCGAGCGCAGCGTCACCCGGGCCGGGACGCGGATCGGAAGGACGCAGCCGGCGATGAGCGCCGCCCTGGCACGGCTGCGCGCGCTCCTGCGCGACGAGCTCTTCGTGCGGGCTCCGAGTGGGCTCCAGCCGACGCCCCGAGCGCTCGAGCTGGCCGAGCCGCTCTCGCGCGCTCTGGCGCAAATCCAGCGCACGCTGGAGTTCACCCAGGTGTTCGAGCCGGCCTCCTCGACAGGGACGTTCACGATTGCCTTGCAGGAGCATCCTGCCTTCGTCCTGCTCCCGCGCTTGGTCCTGGCCCTGCGCACAGTGGCGCCCCACATCACGTTGCACGTGCGCGGCTTCACGGCACGGGACGACGCGATCGGCATGTTGGATGCGGGTGAAGCGGACGTTGCCGTCGGGGTGCCTCCGGCATCGACCGACCGGATCCTCACGCGTCCCTTGTTCGAGGAGCGCTTCGTCTGCGTGCTGCGCAAGGAGCATCCGGCGGGCCGCAAACCGCTCGACCTCGAGGGCTTCCTCGCGCTGTCACACCTGCTGGTGTCACCCGAGAACGATCGCTTCGGCCACGTGGACGAGGAGCTCGCGAAGCGTAGCCTGAAGCGCCGGCTCGGGCTGACGCTCCCTCAGATGTACGCGGCGCCGAAGCTGGTGGCCTCTTCGGACATGATCGCGACCCTGATGGAGGGGGTGATCGAGGCCTCGGGGATGGCGCACGCGCTTCGCGTCTTGCCGCCGCCGGTGGAGTTGGCGCCCGCGGTCTTCGTCCTGTCCTGGCACCGGCGCAACGATGCGCATCCCGCGCAGCGCTGGTTCCGCGACTGCATCGCGGCCCAAGTCCCGGAGAGGGTGTCGAAGAACTCGAGCGACGCGACCCAGCACAACACGCGGCGGGAAGGAGAAAAGCGGAAGAGGCGCTGA
- a CDS encoding ester cyclase — MREKDTAPSQVTGLTATEQRSIEIFYRAFNEQNPDLLDEALSTNWKDIPLAPDQGPGPEGLKPIIRGFIAAFPDLQISIQEIIGAPGRAGVRALITGTHQGEWFGIAPTGKAIHVPIHEFHHLENGRITHTWHLEDWFGMLHQVGAWPAHSTNPSEAVS; from the coding sequence ATGAGAGAGAAAGACACGGCGCCGTCCCAGGTGACAGGGCTGACAGCCACCGAGCAGCGCTCCATCGAGATATTCTACCGCGCGTTCAACGAGCAGAATCCGGATCTTCTCGATGAAGCGCTGTCTACGAACTGGAAGGACATTCCGTTGGCACCCGATCAGGGCCCGGGACCCGAGGGGCTCAAACCCATCATCCGGGGCTTCATCGCGGCGTTTCCCGATCTCCAGATCTCCATCCAGGAAATCATTGGAGCGCCTGGCCGGGCCGGCGTGCGCGCCCTCATCACCGGCACGCACCAGGGGGAGTGGTTCGGCATCGCGCCCACCGGGAAGGCCATCCACGTCCCCATCCACGAGTTCCACCACCTCGAGAACGGTCGGATCACCCACACCTGGCACCTCGAGGACTGGTTCGGGATGCTCCACCAGGTCGGAGCCTGGCCCGCCCACTCCACCAACCCCTCGGAGGCCGTGTCATGA
- a CDS encoding Ig-like domain-containing protein has translation MRITPAPFLVVLMLCASACGGDGGNSGGGDNPDPVKARNLMVWSIDVTIDAPYIPALAVGRTLDLSAAALDSTSTEIPGSASEIRWSTSDPTLAAITHTSGRSTQVTALAPGRVTVTATFSGTHREVPLVVAKGYTLTEFSSPRPWERVLVTNLNEHGHVVGSLDGHPFTGRAFLWKDGAVIELGIPESVAWDVNDNGQVVGSFNSKPNTIPNLIHPFSWRDGQMTDLAPGLEEHTHAVAINNQGEVAGYTNALWMTGGEPARAMLWRNGQLSELGTFTGRAAYALDINPQGDVVGFYTPASGIDVPFLLHEGQLSSLSVKMGSGQAVAVSEEGTIVGNNDDGAFVWKAGTMTYLPPNFDLAMRVSDVNRHGQVVGHAEARPGRPLSPPRAFLWLDGTAMDLSGLVVQRGAPLRHARAINDRGQIAVETERGGALLTPVP, from the coding sequence ATGCGTATCACGCCGGCTCCCTTCCTCGTGGTCCTGATGCTCTGCGCGTCCGCCTGCGGTGGTGACGGAGGTAATAGCGGTGGCGGCGACAACCCCGACCCGGTCAAGGCCAGGAACCTGATGGTGTGGTCCATCGACGTCACCATCGACGCGCCCTATATCCCCGCGCTCGCGGTGGGCCGAACCCTGGACCTGTCGGCCGCTGCGTTGGACAGCACCTCCACCGAGATTCCGGGCTCCGCCTCGGAAATCCGCTGGTCCACCTCCGACCCCACCCTCGCGGCCATCACCCACACCAGCGGAAGGAGCACCCAGGTGACGGCGTTGGCACCGGGGCGTGTGACCGTGACCGCTACCTTCAGCGGCACCCACCGGGAAGTTCCGTTGGTGGTCGCAAAGGGATACACGCTGACGGAGTTCAGTTCGCCGCGGCCTTGGGAGCGCGTGCTGGTGACGAACCTGAACGAGCACGGGCACGTGGTGGGGAGCCTTGATGGGCACCCGTTCACCGGGCGTGCCTTCCTCTGGAAGGACGGGGCGGTGATCGAGCTGGGCATTCCCGAGAGCGTGGCGTGGGACGTGAATGACAACGGCCAGGTGGTGGGCTCCTTCAATTCCAAGCCAAACACGATCCCCAACCTCATCCACCCGTTCTCGTGGCGGGACGGACAGATGACCGATCTGGCGCCAGGCCTCGAGGAACACACACACGCGGTCGCGATCAACAATCAGGGCGAGGTAGCCGGCTACACCAACGCCTTGTGGATGACTGGCGGGGAGCCGGCGCGTGCGATGCTCTGGCGCAACGGCCAGCTGAGCGAATTGGGTACATTCACGGGACGCGCGGCCTACGCCCTGGACATCAATCCCCAGGGAGACGTCGTGGGTTTCTACACCCCGGCCTCCGGGATTGACGTGCCATTCCTGCTCCACGAGGGGCAACTCTCGAGTCTGTCCGTGAAGATGGGCTCGGGCCAGGCGGTGGCCGTGAGCGAGGAAGGCACGATCGTGGGGAACAACGACGACGGCGCCTTCGTGTGGAAGGCCGGGACCATGACGTACCTCCCTCCGAACTTCGATCTGGCCATGCGGGTTTCCGACGTGAACCGGCACGGCCAGGTAGTAGGCCATGCGGAGGCGCGGCCCGGCAGGCCGCTGTCCCCTCCTCGCGCCTTTCTATGGCTGGACGGCACCGCGATGGATCTCTCGGGGCTGGTGGTTCAGCGGGGAGCGCCCCTCCGCCATGCCCGGGCCATCAATGATCGCGGCCAGATTGCCGTGGAGACCGAGCGGGGGGGCGCCCTGCTGACCCCGGTCCCCTAA
- a CDS encoding Uma2 family endonuclease: protein MAQRTQERGGGFPRAPTQEEWERMSVEEQGQVVESLPGEVTWDEMAMPEGDLHSQAKLETLDVLRGFFSRQRRQVYLGTELPVYYPGERRFAPDLLVVRDVETHPRNKWVVSYEGKGLEWVMEVHVGGDRKKDAEYNVERYARLGIPEYFIYDRARERLEAYRLPSAEARRYERVPLEEGRYRSEVLGLEFELAGGKLRLWVGNARLLESHELLEQEQRLREEEARRRQEAERGREEAERRLAELQAELERLRGSTRSAT from the coding sequence ATGGCACAGCGCACACAGGAGCGTGGAGGAGGCTTCCCCCGGGCGCCCACGCAAGAAGAGTGGGAGCGGATGAGTGTGGAGGAGCAGGGGCAGGTGGTGGAGTCACTTCCTGGCGAGGTGACCTGGGACGAGATGGCGATGCCGGAGGGGGACCTGCACTCCCAGGCGAAGCTGGAGACGCTGGATGTGCTCCGAGGCTTCTTCTCCCGGCAGCGGCGGCAGGTGTACCTGGGCACGGAACTGCCGGTGTACTACCCGGGGGAGAGACGCTTCGCGCCGGACCTGCTGGTGGTGCGGGATGTGGAGACGCACCCGCGCAACAAGTGGGTGGTGAGCTACGAGGGCAAGGGGTTGGAGTGGGTGATGGAGGTCCACGTGGGCGGCGATCGCAAGAAGGACGCCGAGTACAACGTGGAGCGCTATGCCCGGCTGGGCATTCCCGAGTACTTCATCTACGACCGGGCGCGGGAGCGGCTGGAGGCGTACCGGCTGCCCTCTGCCGAGGCGAGGCGGTACGAGCGCGTTCCCCTGGAAGAGGGCCGCTACCGATCGGAAGTGCTGGGACTGGAGTTCGAGTTGGCGGGGGGGAAGCTGCGGCTGTGGGTGGGCAACGCGCGGCTGCTGGAGTCCCATGAGCTGCTGGAGCAGGAGCAGCGGCTGCGCGAAGAGGAGGCGCGGCGGAGGCAGGAGGCGGAGCGGGGACGCGAGGAGGCGGAGCGGCGCCTGGCGGAGCTCCAGGCCGAGTTGGAGCGGCTGCGAGGGAGCACCAGGTCCGCCACGTGA
- a CDS encoding M23 family metallopeptidase: MLLAASTSISAEAATFAEPADGCRMAGPSAAARPAVTSNAPVFPPPQLQIRTPFEPTAFPSAGHNYLIYEVHLQNFSDAAMKISGIEVLAVDAPGAKPIAAFEAQQLQSLLMPFGSEAASGEGDDGVRLAGGRAAVAFICLAFEKGSQVPRRLRHRVVLENAVLESTDVEVAHTPLRVLAPPVSGAGWIAANGPSNTSHHRLGLFTTDGAARISRRYSIDWKRVKDDASFAGDARDVRSYHAYAQDVLAVAEGTVVSTVDGMPDNVPRTSAGFSTAVPVTMESAPGNRVVLDLGGGQFAYYAHLQAGSIAVKKGERVRRGQLLGRIGNSGDSREPHLHFQLANAPHILGAEGLPYVIDRYQLRTESGTEERTRELPIRDMRVDFKEARTR, from the coding sequence ATGCTGCTGGCAGCCTCGACCTCTATAAGCGCCGAGGCCGCGACATTCGCGGAGCCGGCAGATGGTTGCCGGATGGCCGGGCCGTCCGCGGCTGCTCGTCCAGCCGTCACGAGTAACGCCCCCGTCTTTCCCCCGCCCCAACTCCAGATCCGCACACCGTTCGAACCGACGGCGTTTCCCAGCGCAGGCCACAATTACCTGATCTACGAAGTGCATCTGCAGAACTTCTCGGATGCCGCGATGAAGATAAGCGGAATTGAAGTCCTCGCCGTGGATGCTCCGGGTGCAAAGCCGATCGCGGCATTCGAGGCGCAGCAACTGCAGTCGCTGTTGATGCCGTTCGGCAGCGAAGCCGCGTCCGGCGAAGGAGACGACGGCGTCCGGCTCGCAGGCGGTCGGGCTGCCGTCGCATTTATCTGCCTGGCGTTCGAGAAGGGCTCGCAGGTTCCGCGCAGGCTGCGTCACCGTGTTGTCCTCGAGAATGCCGTTCTCGAGAGCACGGACGTCGAGGTTGCGCATACGCCGCTGCGAGTACTGGCACCGCCTGTCTCGGGGGCGGGCTGGATCGCCGCGAACGGGCCGAGCAATACCTCCCACCACCGGCTGGGACTGTTCACGACAGACGGTGCTGCCCGGATTTCCCGCCGTTACTCCATCGACTGGAAGCGGGTCAAAGACGACGCCTCGTTCGCCGGCGATGCGCGCGACGTCCGCTCCTACCATGCCTATGCCCAAGACGTCCTGGCGGTGGCCGAAGGCACGGTCGTCAGCACCGTGGATGGTATGCCGGACAATGTGCCTCGTACCTCGGCGGGGTTCAGTACGGCCGTGCCTGTCACGATGGAGTCGGCCCCAGGAAATCGTGTCGTCCTGGACCTGGGCGGCGGACAGTTCGCGTATTACGCCCATCTGCAGGCGGGCAGCATTGCCGTGAAGAAAGGCGAGCGCGTGCGACGGGGCCAACTATTGGGCCGTATCGGAAACTCCGGTGACTCCCGCGAGCCACACTTGCATTTTCAGCTGGCGAACGCGCCGCACATCCTGGGGGCAGAAGGCCTACCTTACGTCATTGACCGGTACCAGCTCAGGACGGAAAGCGGCACAGAAGAGCGCACGCGCGAGCTTCCGATTCGCGATATGCGGGTCGACTTCAAGGAAGCCAGAACGAGATAG
- a CDS encoding alpha/beta fold hydrolase has protein sequence MPRLQLDGPSLHFEESGAGAPVLLLHGLGSSGQDWELVAPRLATHRRVIVPDIRGHGRSDKPEGPYGVPLFARDIAAFCDRLGLARVDVVGLSMGGMIGFQLAVDRPGLVRSLVVINSGPDMVPRTPRRKLSFALRMAVLKLLGPRTLARVLAPKLFPKPEQAELRRRVVESLGANEPDAYLRATRGLVGWTVQDRLKDISCPVLVLASDRDYTPLSVKKAYVDMLGNARLQELKDSGHAAPLDQPEQIVEAMKGFYRELEEAARDTRGLGGRQGTS, from the coding sequence ATGCCCAGGCTCCAGCTCGATGGCCCATCCCTTCACTTCGAGGAGTCCGGCGCGGGCGCGCCAGTCCTGCTCCTCCACGGACTCGGCTCCTCGGGACAGGATTGGGAGCTCGTGGCGCCCCGGCTCGCCACCCACCGCCGCGTCATCGTTCCCGACATCCGGGGCCACGGGCGCAGCGACAAGCCGGAGGGGCCCTACGGGGTGCCGCTCTTCGCTCGGGATATCGCGGCCTTCTGCGACCGGCTGGGCCTGGCCCGCGTGGATGTCGTCGGCCTCTCGATGGGAGGGATGATCGGCTTCCAGCTCGCGGTGGATCGCCCGGGGCTCGTGCGCAGCCTGGTCGTCATCAACAGCGGGCCAGACATGGTTCCGCGGACGCCGCGCCGGAAGCTCTCGTTCGCGCTGCGGATGGCGGTCCTGAAGCTCCTCGGACCGAGGACCCTGGCCAGGGTCCTCGCGCCGAAGCTCTTTCCCAAGCCGGAGCAGGCGGAGCTACGGCGCCGGGTCGTGGAGTCGCTCGGGGCCAACGAGCCGGACGCCTATCTGCGCGCGACCCGTGGGCTCGTCGGCTGGACCGTCCAGGATCGTCTCAAGGACATCTCGTGTCCTGTCCTGGTCCTCGCCTCGGATCGTGACTACACACCGCTGTCCGTGAAGAAGGCGTATGTCGACATGCTCGGGAACGCCCGTCTCCAGGAGCTGAAGGACTCCGGCCACGCCGCGCCGCTCGACCAGCCCGAGCAGATCGTCGAGGCGATGAAGGGGTTCTACCGCGAGCTCGAGGAGGCAGCCCGCGACACGCGAGGCCTGGGCGGGCGCCAGGGGACTTCGTAG
- a CDS encoding extracellular catalytic domain type 1 short-chain-length polyhydroxyalkanoate depolymerase yields the protein MNRSDGVVARIGVLLLVLVALSGAPAHAGSWVHGTYVNAWGSRGFQLWVPTGYQPGQALPLVVALHGCLQNPDQFAGLSRLNQKADAEKFLVLYPNQATITNGTQCWNFMIATNQERGLGEPSIIVGMVGWVKSHYAVDTHRVYVGGVSAGAVMTSILLACYSDVFAAGMVGAGAMYKAATTASGSVYAMVFGSIYHPDDRGRDAWECSGRPRWQVPVLVLHGTEDTVVNPINGEQVVRQFLQTNDYGDDGANNDSVPYAPTRVWYGSVPGGRGYTVKDYEYAGRLLVQKYELQGMDHAWPGGDPSYLFSDPSGPDATSIMWDFLKQHSR from the coding sequence ATGAATCGGAGTGATGGCGTTGTCGCGCGCATCGGTGTGTTGTTGCTCGTGCTTGTCGCGCTGTCTGGAGCCCCGGCCCACGCCGGCTCGTGGGTTCATGGCACCTACGTGAATGCCTGGGGCTCCCGAGGCTTCCAGCTCTGGGTCCCGACCGGTTATCAGCCGGGACAGGCGCTCCCGCTGGTGGTGGCGCTGCACGGCTGCCTCCAGAATCCCGATCAATTCGCCGGCCTCTCGCGGCTGAATCAGAAAGCGGACGCGGAGAAATTCCTGGTGCTCTACCCGAACCAGGCGACGATCACCAATGGCACACAATGTTGGAATTTCATGATCGCCACCAACCAGGAGCGTGGCCTCGGTGAGCCCTCCATCATCGTGGGCATGGTGGGCTGGGTGAAGAGTCATTACGCGGTGGACACCCACCGCGTCTATGTCGGGGGAGTCTCCGCGGGCGCGGTCATGACCAGCATCCTGCTCGCCTGCTATTCGGATGTGTTCGCCGCCGGCATGGTGGGGGCCGGGGCGATGTACAAGGCGGCGACCACCGCCTCCGGCAGCGTCTATGCCATGGTCTTCGGTAGCATCTACCACCCCGATGACCGGGGCCGTGACGCCTGGGAGTGCTCGGGCAGGCCTCGCTGGCAGGTGCCCGTGCTCGTCCTCCACGGCACCGAGGATACCGTCGTCAACCCGATCAACGGCGAGCAGGTGGTGCGGCAGTTCCTGCAGACCAACGATTACGGTGATGACGGTGCCAATAACGACAGCGTGCCCTACGCGCCCACTCGCGTCTGGTATGGCAGCGTGCCCGGCGGTCGCGGTTACACCGTCAAGGATTACGAATACGCCGGCCGTCTGCTGGTCCAGAAGTACGAGCTCCAGGGCATGGATCACGCCTGGCCCGGTGGAGATCCCTCCTACCTGTTCTCGGACCCCTCCGGTCCCGATGCCACCTCCATCATGTGGGACTTCCTGAAACAGCACTCGCGTTGA
- a CDS encoding M20/M25/M40 family metallo-hydrolase yields the protein MEGIACRLDSPGLQALKEAIQAVRGVAPTPFSLTGSLPLVRDLQRQGCDVQITGFGDMTYYHAPNEQARLEDFRQGFTILRELLVRL from the coding sequence ATGGAGGGCATCGCCTGCCGGCTGGACTCGCCGGGGCTCCAGGCACTGAAGGAGGCGATTCAGGCGGTGCGCGGCGTGGCGCCCACGCCGTTCTCGCTCACCGGCTCGCTGCCGCTCGTGAGGGACTTGCAGCGCCAGGGCTGCGACGTGCAGATCACGGGCTTCGGCGACATGACCTACTACCACGCGCCCAACGAGCAGGCCCGGCTGGAGGACTTCCGGCAGGGCTTCACCATCCTCCGCGAGCTGCTCGTGCGGCTGTGA
- a CDS encoding SDR family oxidoreductase produces the protein MIVVTGATGQLGRLIVEKLVTRVPVDRVAVSVRDVQNAEDLAARGVRVRRGDFTEPKSLAHAFEGASQVLIVSSNAAAHGGDPLAQHRSAIDAARSAGARRIVYTSHMAASRSSAFPPMLDHAATEQMLGESGLAWTALRNGFYAASGMFLLERGLKAGVLEAPADGKVSWTTHSDLAEAAAVILANEGQYDGPTPSLTAGQALDFGELCDIASSVLGRPIRRSIVSEEEMRAKLTASGMPAPVVAISLGLYRASRNGEFAAVEPTLRKLLGRAPTSMREVIAEKLSRAA, from the coding sequence ATGATCGTCGTGACCGGAGCGACAGGGCAGCTCGGCCGTCTCATCGTGGAGAAACTCGTCACCCGCGTCCCGGTGGACCGGGTCGCCGTCAGTGTCCGGGATGTGCAGAATGCCGAGGATCTGGCGGCACGCGGCGTCCGAGTGCGCAGAGGCGACTTCACGGAGCCGAAGAGCCTCGCGCACGCCTTCGAGGGCGCGTCCCAGGTCCTGATCGTCTCGTCGAATGCGGCCGCGCATGGCGGCGATCCCCTCGCCCAACATCGCTCCGCCATCGACGCCGCACGTTCTGCCGGCGCGCGGCGCATCGTCTACACGAGCCACATGGCCGCGAGTCGTTCGTCGGCGTTTCCGCCGATGCTCGACCATGCGGCGACGGAGCAGATGCTGGGCGAGTCCGGCCTGGCGTGGACCGCGCTTCGCAACGGTTTCTACGCCGCGAGTGGGATGTTCCTGCTGGAGCGGGGCCTGAAGGCGGGAGTCCTTGAGGCGCCCGCGGACGGAAAGGTCTCCTGGACCACGCACTCAGACCTGGCGGAGGCGGCCGCGGTCATTCTGGCGAACGAGGGTCAGTACGACGGGCCGACGCCGTCGCTCACGGCCGGGCAGGCGCTCGACTTCGGAGAGCTGTGCGACATCGCGTCGAGCGTCCTCGGACGTCCGATTCGTCGAAGCATTGTATCGGAAGAGGAGATGCGCGCGAAGCTCACGGCGTCCGGAATGCCCGCGCCCGTGGTCGCCATCTCGCTTGGCCTCTACCGCGCGAGCCGCAACGGCGAGTTCGCGGCCGTCGAGCCCACGCTGCGGAAGTTGCTCGGGCGTGCACCGACGAGCATGCGCGAGGTGATTGCCGAGAAGCTGAGCCGAGCGGCTTAG
- a CDS encoding TetR/AcrR family transcriptional regulator — protein MEDREKFAAEDAEGPDVRARIIEAAAELISSGGPDAATTRAVAAAAGVQAPTIYRLFGDKRGLLSAVTEHVLKSYVSKKAALTPHPDPLQDFRDGWDMHVAFGLSHPGLFAIMSSDPHPARQPAAVGDGEDVLRRRIRNIALAGRLRVSEERALGLVTAMGTGVVLTLLRQPEGQRDLGLADAAREAVVAAITSEAAIPANADVHAVAAALRASLDRITVLTQGERLLLSELLDRIADAR, from the coding sequence ATGGAGGACCGCGAGAAGTTCGCCGCCGAAGATGCCGAGGGCCCTGATGTGCGAGCGCGCATCATCGAGGCCGCCGCGGAGCTCATCTCCTCCGGAGGTCCCGATGCCGCGACCACGCGGGCCGTGGCCGCCGCCGCCGGTGTGCAGGCGCCGACCATCTACCGGCTCTTCGGCGACAAGCGCGGCCTCCTCTCGGCCGTCACCGAGCACGTGTTGAAGAGCTACGTGTCGAAGAAGGCCGCGCTCACGCCGCACCCCGACCCGCTTCAGGACTTTCGCGATGGCTGGGACATGCACGTCGCGTTCGGCCTCAGCCATCCCGGGCTGTTCGCGATCATGAGCAGCGATCCTCATCCGGCTCGGCAGCCTGCTGCCGTCGGCGACGGGGAAGATGTGCTGCGACGGCGCATCCGGAACATCGCGCTCGCGGGCCGGCTGCGGGTCAGTGAGGAGCGGGCGCTCGGCCTCGTCACTGCGATGGGCACCGGGGTCGTGCTCACACTCCTGCGCCAGCCCGAAGGGCAACGCGACCTCGGACTCGCCGATGCCGCGCGCGAGGCGGTTGTGGCCGCGATCACGAGCGAGGCGGCGATACCCGCGAACGCAGATGTCCACGCGGTGGCCGCGGCGCTGCGCGCCTCCCTTGACCGGATCACGGTGCTCACCCAGGGCGAGCGCTTGCTGCTGAGCGAGCTGCTCGATCGCATCGCAGACGCCAGGTGA